Proteins from a single region of Xenopus laevis strain J_2021 chromosome 9_10S, Xenopus_laevis_v10.1, whole genome shotgun sequence:
- the frzb.S gene encoding frizzled related protein S homeolog precursor (The RefSeq protein has 4 substitutions compared to this genomic sequence) has translation MSTTRNKDTFQLLVIPWLVLLLLPSAFCASCEPVRIPMCKSMPWNMTKMPNHLHHSTQANAILAIEQFEGLLTTECSQDLLFFLCAMYAPICTIDFQHEPIKPCKSVCERARAGCEPILIKYRHTWPESLACEELPLYDRGVCISPEAIITVEQGTDSMPDFSMDSNKGNCGSTAGEHCKCKPMKASQKTYLKNNYNYVIRAKVKEVKVKCHDATAIVEVKEILKSSLVNIPKDTVTLYTNSGCLCPQLVANEEYIIMGYEDKERTRLLLVEGSLAEKWRDRLAKKVKRWDQKLRRPRKSKDPVASNTNKNSNSRQAHS, from the exons atgtccacaacaAGGAACAAGGACACATTCCAGCTACTGGTCATACCTTGGCTAGTGCTCCTCTTATTACCTAGCACTTTCTGTGCTTCGTGCGAACCTGTGCGGATTCCCATGTGCAAATCTATGCCATGGAACATGACTAAGATGCCCAACCATCTCCACCACAGCACTCAAGCCAATGCCATCCTGGCAATTGAACAGTTTGAAGGTTTGCTGACAACTGAATGTAGCCAGGACCTTCTGTTCTTTCTGTGTGCCATGTATGCCCCCATTTGTACCATCGATTTCCAGCATGAGCCAATTAAGCCTTGCAAGTCTGTGTGTGAAAGGGCCAGGGCTGGCTGTGAGCCCATTCTCATCAAGTACCGGCACACTTGGCCAGAGAGCCTGGCATGTGAGGAGCTGCCCCTATATGATAGAGGAGTCTGCATCTCCCCAGAGGCTATCATCCCAGTGGAACAAGGAACCG ATTCGATGCCAGACTTCTCCATGGATTCAAACAATGGAAACTGTGGAAGCACAGCAGGTG AGCATTGTAAATGCAAGCCCATGAAGGCTTCCCAAAAGACATATCTCAAGAATAATTACAATTATG TAATCAGAGCAAAAGTGAAAGAGGTGAAAGTGAAATGCCATGATGCAACAGCAATTGTGGAAGTAAAGGAGATTCTCAAGTCTTCCCTAGTGAACATTCCTAAAGATACAGTGACACTGTACACCAACTCAGGCTGCTTGTGCCCCCAGCTTGTTGCCAATGAAGAATACATAATTATGGGGTATGAAGATAAAGAGCGTACCAG GCTTCTATTAGTGGAAGGATCCTTGGCCGAAAAATGGAGAGATCGTCTTGCTAAGAAAGTCAAG CGTTGGGATCAAAAGCTTCGACGTCCTAGGAAAAGCAAAGACCCCGTGGCTTCAAATAccaacaaaaacagcaattccAGACAAGCACGTAGTTAG